One Neoarius graeffei isolate fNeoGra1 chromosome 9, fNeoGra1.pri, whole genome shotgun sequence genomic window, agcactgccaagctgccactgttgggcccttgggcAAGACCCTTAACCCTCTTGGGTCAACCTAACCAAATCAACCCCACACAGAGGTGGGGAAAAGATGTAAGAAGTAGTAGTAATTTATATCAGTAGTACATCTCAGACATTGTTATGGCTCGGCTCTTGCCCGAACCGATAATCACAtcggtttttctttggctaatcagacataaggtacaccaccacacttgccagagcatttaggacttgggtgccttgctcaagggcacttgagccaatcctgctggttcagggaatcaaaccggcaaccttttggtcccaaagctgtttctctaaccatttggccatggctttcccACTATTTGGCCCTCTTAAATGTACCCAGTAAGAGCTGATACACATCACTTATTAATATCAGCccaaaaatgaaattaaatgactttaaaaaaaaaaaagagcaaatgaAGAATCTGAGCTTTTTGTGACATAAAAAGCTCTTTATAGATATTCATAATGAAAAACGAATGTAATGTGCACACGAGACCAATGAAATCATCTTGCGCTTTATCTCTGTCTTGTGAGTGAGCAAATAAACTGCAGTTAGTTAATTAATGATAACAACTTTTGTCATACCTGTCTAATAAAGACAGCAAATTcaactttttaaatcataattgaATTGCCAACTCAGTCTTGTAAGTGTAGTTCCTGAATTGAAACCTAGAAAGAagaatttttccttttttattgaGATGGATGCGCAATtctgtaacccccccccccctttttttttttatatatattatacaacAATTCTCTGTTGAACTTCCTTGTTTTCAGAGAGTGCATGCAAATATGAACTTGGGCAGTTTGCCAAGCAAAACAAAAAACTAGCATTCCTAAGTTAAACACCCTTCCACATAAGTGTGTAAAATTACAGGAATGTGCCATCTCTAGTTCATCTGTATCACATGGGTTATATAACACATTTCCCTctcctgaggaaaaaaaatcctagaAAACCTTTTTAGTCAAAATTTAATGATAAAATAGAAGCCTGTGACAGTTGATGAATTTCAACAGGAAATATGTGAAGGTATAGTGAAATTCCGTTTGTCAGTATAAAAGTACGTCCAGTTAGTTTGTTTTCTTTAGCTTATTTATAAGCTCATTGATTGGTAATGCAGAGCTCCAAATTCTGTCCTCAGAAAAGGACAAATGTAGAGCTTAATTTACAACACAACAAACGTTTTCAAGTGTCCTGACTGCTGTTCTTGGACTTGCGTTATAAATGCATTTTGAGTAAACAGGTTTTCTGTCTTCAGTACAGGGAAAGATGttgaaatatcttttttttttttcttttttttctttttacagcgATCACAGAGAGACAACAGATGATGTAGATGGTGGTTAGgaattaaaacaaactttcacaatGGTTTAGATTGCAGTCTAAACTTTAGGACTCTTGTACATGGAAAATAAGGTTTTTGTCATCCCTCCTTGCCGTGTTCTGTTGTTTAATAAACTCATCCATATGGAAAATCTCCGTTGTTTCCGTATTTGTAAAGGCAAAGGTGCACTATTTGCTGTCTTTCATGGCAAACAATGATTGCACACTCTGCATGTTTTCATGTATGTTTTGGTGTCATTTGACATTTTTCTccaagagacaccagaacaaaggCCAGAGCCAGCCTCATAGTAATATGCAATGTTACAGGAAATGATTCTAAATCAGTCCCAAGACAAATGGAGCCACATATTAGTTCATTCGGCTGATAggggatgagcttatgccatcatgtcttGTCCATCCGTCATCgtctacatttcacgaaaatcgcttctcatctcattatctgtagccgctttatcctgttctacagggtcgcaggcaagctggagcctatcccaactgactacgggcgaaaggcggggtacaccctggacaagtcgccaggtcatcacagggctgacacatggacacagacaacccttcacactcacattcacacctacggtcaatttagagtcaccagttaacctaacctgcatgtctttggactgtgggggaaaccggagcacccggaggaaacccacgcggacacggggagaacatgcaaactccaaaattgcttctctctctcaattcttcaccaatttttattctttttggcaggaaggttggtctgcctggggtgcatatggtttctacccaaatttgcgtaACTGCAGTTAATAATGAGGATgtggccctaacgagcagttttcacacaaatcgcttctccctcaattcttcaccaattttgattctttctggcatgaaggtagaggtacctagggtgtatatgacttctacccagatttgcttaattattaatgaaattctggactaattaagccttaattagcagttcaacaaaaatcacttctcggtcagttccttgccgttttggactctttctggcaaataggtcggtattcctagggtgtgtgtatatatagcgtgtatatagcttgcaacatttattgcacaaggtggcccactttagatcattccttctggactagacgaggcCAAAGTGGACTACACTATCCTTGATGGTGTCTCTTCTTCTCTTCCCTTCACACAACACTTGCTGCTTTAGATAAATTGCCATTTAGTCTATGACTTTTGTAAATACTAAATGTTAGTTTTGCTTCGTCTAATGCAGTTAGACTTTCCATTGTGCCATTTAATTACACTAAattcttatccatccatcatctgtaccacttatccatcagggttatgGGCTTTTAAACTAAACATGTTTAATTGATTTATCATTCTGAAACTTGATACCCATGCTTGTCTCATGCAGGGTTTTTTTGGCATTGCTGTATGAAAAACCAGTCTTTGACTATCACTACTTACTTAACCGGTACTTGCTGTGTGTAGAGAACTATAGAATCTACATTTGTACTGCAACAGTAGAGATGTTAGCTTTACTCAAATAATCCCAGTTAGGTTTCATGCATGTTTCCCATGAACTGTGGTGCAAACATGACTGCAGTTTTGTTTTAATTCATaattaaatccatccattatccataaccgcttatcctgtgcagggtcacaggcaagctggagcctatcccagctgactatgggcgagaggcgggtacaccctggacaagttgccaggtcatcacagggctgacacatagagacaaacaaccattcacactcacggtcaacttggagccaccatttagcctaacctgcatgtttttggactgtgggggaaaccggagcaaactcgcgcagacatggggagaacatgcaaactccatgcagaaaggcccttgctggccactgggctcgaacccagaatcttcttgctgtgaagcgacagtgctaaccgctacaccaccgtgctgcctcataTTTAAATGTATTCATATAATGTCTTGGCCATCAATCAGTATGAACTTTTGCATATGTACAAGTGGGGATGTGTTCAGTGATTCTGTATATTTCATCTAAAGAATCTTTCTCCTGGATTTTTAACAATGgttaataaattaatacattttattaatTAGGAAATTaattgatctactgtttgagtcatTGTTCTATCAGTTCTGTGTCTTAACTACAGTTCTActattcaaacacatttttatgaAAGATGTTAGTCAATACACAGGCTCCAATATGCAGGAATTGCTTTCATTTTCTTCCCAAGTTCTTCCAAAGGTTccatgccctttttttttttccctgttcttCTTTAGGAAGTTCATTCTGAACCCATAATTGCAGATGCGTTCAAAGACATCAGGAGAAGGGACAGATCCAGAAAAAAAGATCAAACGCCCATAGCTCACCTTTCTGTCAAGACCCCCATGGACTTCACAAGCAGTAAGCAAATGCTACTATTCAGTTAGAGCTGAACATTTATTGCATTGATGTTAAATTTTAACCTGTCTTAAATTGAATTTGCAGCCGACATGACGGTCTTGACCACTGTCCATTGGAACCAGTTTTATGGCACGCTGACAAAAGTGAAATACCATGACGGACGATTTGTGATGGAGGAACAAGGATTGTATTACGTGTATGCCAAGACCTGTTTCCGGTATTCCTTTAATCACGACACAAAGAAACAGGATGTTAGTAACCTCCAACTGTTTCAGTATATTTTCCATGAGAGCCACACCCAGTCTAAACTCAAGCCTGTGCAGCTTTCGAAGAGCGGCGGGACGTTCAATTGGAGTGAGCGAAGCAACAACATGTACTGTGTACAGCAAGGAAGAAGTGTCCGGTTGGGTCAAAGCGATGGCCTTTTTGTCAATGTGTCCAATTCATGGCTGTTGGATCCAGAACCAGAGGGGACTTACTTTGGTGCTTTTAAAATTAGCACCtgacttttgtttatttttgctacTGAACTGGTTTATGCACATTTTTTTACAACCTTATGAACAATTTCAACATGACCAAGAACCACTGAGCACTTATATTTTAGATCACTgacttctgacttttttttttcaatattgatTTATATTGTACAGCATTAAGGGCACATCAGATTTTCtaactgttaattttttttataaacgTTCTGGCACGTTAACATTAACTGCCGTAGTATGTTAAAGTATTGCTACTTCATTGTGGACTTCACTTGCTCTCCATACTTTTGTACCAATCTTAGAGTGAAAATCTGTTGAATCTAGGAATACACTTCTAGATCTATGTTACCTGATAATTACCTGGTGAAGTTACAAGCCAAAGGAATTGCTGTAAGTGGCTGGTCAGATTTTGGCCGTGCAACAGCAGCACTAGGTGGTCACACCCTGAAATAATGCTTTTTAGTCCCAGTTCTGTGACTCCATATACAGTTTTTGTGTCCTAATCATCAACCTTTAAAGAACTGAAACAGGTGTATTAAGCAGGTAAAACACATATTTAGTACAGTCAGGCCTCTCAGATCTGCAATTTAGAACCACTGGTTTAAAACCTTAACCTAAGTATTTATGCTGTGGTTAGCAAGCTGAAGTCCTTGCATCAGATTTGGCACTGATTTTTCCAAGTACAAATTTCATACGATGTTAAAAGATTAACAAAAAGGCTGTTGGGGGTCTGCATCATGCAGACTTTGTtaatggaattttttttgttgttgttagttATGCAAAATTACTTtgaacaaagcaaaacaaaatcaAAGATAGCTGGACTGTCTTTTAGTCATTGTGAGAGCTGAAAAGATTGACATGAATAGAGTGAACCAAACTGAGTTTGGTACATGCTAATTTAAAGAGTTATTTTTCATTTCACTCCTCTTGGAGGAAATGAGAAAATGcactaaatgtatttatttattttttatgatgAAAAAGACGGACATTTGTAAAATGTTCTGTCTTTATTCTAAAACTCTTGTACAGTGTGTATGTCTGCCTAAGCTCCATTCTTTACACAGGTTTTGGATGACAGGCATTGACTTTAGGTCAGTTGTAGATGCGCTTGTTTTTGCAAATGGGGGAAGCACAGGGCTCCTTTTAAACCTTATTCTGAGTGGTTTCTCATTAAAGAAACTTTGTATTTATGTATCTTGTATTTGACAATTCTGTGCACAAATTCTCATTCAAAGCAGCATCTATTGCTGTTCAAcatatgattttaaatttcaaacTTTAAAATTAAGGATTTTTCATatcattaaatgttttttttaatagtaTTGTTTATTTATATTATTCTAACTAATAAAAATACTTTTCTAAATATGCCTAAAATGCTGTATTTCTGGTTTTGCTTCAAGTTAAAAGTTCATTTTGCGGAAATTAGTTGCTTAGCTTTTGTTCAGTAGTAATAACGGCTCATTCAGCTTTTCCTCAGCtacactttcagctttcattaaaTGGCATAAATAAAGTGACTTTCAATGCGTCAGTACATGAGGATGGTTGATTAACATCTGATGAATCAGTCACTGCTTTCTCCTCAAGCAAT contains:
- the tnfsf11 gene encoding tumor necrosis factor ligand superfamily member 11, whose product is MAANDYRGYLRNHMDMEHGGSRFQPPTQSAHRPLIFGTLAVMGLLQVASSVTILLHLTGYLREVDLSSARPVEEVHSEPIIADAFKDIRRRDRSRKKDQTPIAHLSVKTPMDFTSTDMTVLTTVHWNQFYGTLTKVKYHDGRFVMEEQGLYYVYAKTCFRYSFNHDTKKQDVSNLQLFQYIFHESHTQSKLKPVQLSKSGGTFNWSERSNNMYCVQQGRSVRLGQSDGLFVNVSNSWLLDPEPEGTYFGAFKIST